TTTTGATTTTTTAAGGCATTCATTAAACACTTAGTGCttactataaataaaatgcttttcaaGTTTATCACATCAGCGCTGTATTAGTAACGTTCCCTTACTTTACAAGATGAGCCTGTAGGATTGGTAGAAAAGCATTTTATATGTCTGCACGCGCTTTGTTGGGAAACAATACTGGAaacgttttcttcttttcagcgTATTTGGaaccaattatttatttttttttttttttttttttttttcattttgatatgACTTCcgtttttatttgcttttcatAAATGTTACATCTTCCATTAATCAAAACCGTTATCATTcacattcatatatttatttcatatactGAACTGACTGCATTTACAATAACATACCGATCTAAGAAGGATTACATTAGGATGTTTCAACCATTACACAGTATAATTTTGTGCAATGTACCATGTGCTATTACAGCCTTAATACAtcatcttaacctcctgagaccctgcgtccgcatatggggacattaagttttaggtttgttgcagcttattctgcttcatttagacttttatcctcatTACTAGAtgctagttggtgtaaaaacatgatgggGGCATTTCAGTGGGTTCATTCTGCAACCGATcatgtaacaaaagtggacaagggtccaaacctcatcagattttacagtagacacatgtttatttatggttattaacttttctagtttaatatgacatgcaaCTGTAACAAATTtgatcaatagtaacgagctgtAATGTTGCTTATTAGTTGCACGACGTTCAGACATGAGAATTAACAGATGTATTGGTGACtaatataatattgagtgaaatatacacacacgaggacgtttttttttttccaaaacctaCTTCCCGTTCAAACGTGATGGTTAGTGTTTTTATActtcccaaataaagagaaatggagaatgtaaaaatgcataccaaacaaaagctctggtctcaggaggttaagtgcATTTTTCTTGACGTTAACTTCCTCTGcttctgtgtatttttcaaTTCTTCTACACAGGATTAATAAAGTTACACGTtgtctaaataaaaactaagagATTTTGACTGAAGTGTTTCGGATTCTAAGTGAATGTGCGGTTCACGGGTGAATTGTACTGATCTTGAAGCTGGACTTTTTGCTGGGAAGCAAGTATGCCGTTGCTTTTTATGCGACTTGAATTTAAAAACGGTCCGTGCTCATGTTAAAGTGATAGCTTGAAGCTGAATATCGTCTCCCTTGGGGcgtgtggggattttttttagtgtgttgtCAACTCACCCTCTACATAAAGCCATAAAATGTACTCAGAGGAAACTAAGCCAGGGTAATGTTTAACTCGAAAGAAACATCTGCATGGTCTGCTCTAGTAATGGCACTTGatctcagaaaataaatacaataaataaaaatagcccCACGTTCTTCCTGGAAGTCACCTGAGGCCACCGGAACTCATGATCATGAGCATAATGTTTGCAATGCGATCTAAGAGGAGATAGCTAAACCTGTTCAGTGTAAAGGCTTCCCTGAGGTTACACACTGCTTCCTTGCTGCAGGATATTTATTCACTGCTAAACTCCCAACTGGATTCAAATGAAAGGTCGTTGAATTCTCTTTTGTTGTTatactttctttattttttatttactttttttgtataGTATAAAGcacagccattttttttaaaaccggCATAAAACACAGATACCTTCAAAAACGAAAACGTATTAAAGTGCATAACAGATTATCTCTAATTTTATACACGTATAATTTGGAGTCAAAGTGTCTGCAGCGAGGGCATAATGCTTAAATATTAGTGCATTAACGTTATGTCCAAATGTGCAAAACGGTTTTAGTGGCTTTTGTGCTATTTGGCATAGAAAGACATCCAAAATGCGGGTATGTTAAGAGGATTTggggttaaaaaacaaaaaaacaaaaacggaagctttttttaaaaaaaaaaaaaaaaaaaaacaccggcGAACTACATGCCCCATCCGTGGTAAGGCGGAAGATCTTTGTCATTAACATAACCACTAAAACCAACAACGTAAGAGCAGACCGTTAAATTtcgttaaaaataaaataacgacctaactaaataaatacaactaaacaCAGTCAACAACGAAATCCGACAATCCTCAATTCAGGCTGCTTCAGGCCTCTCCAGGCCCCCGGTCCGCAGGGGCCTCCAAGCTCACAGCCACCAGCgggaattaaataataataacaataataataataatgataataataaaaaagtgtcCGAGTATATTATTTTTCACAGATTCTCCAGGAACGCGACAACATCTGCGTGGCCGTTTTGTCTGGCCAAATCAACTGGCAGACAGTTTTTATTGTCCCTGGCCTGCGGGTCAGCCCCGGACTCGACCAGCAGCCGCACGGTGTCCACGAAGCCCGTCCTGGCCGCGTCGTGCAGCGGCGTCGTCCCGGTGCTTCTGTCTTTCACGTTGGGATCAGCTCCACGGCTCAGTAACGCCTCGGCCACCGACGTGCtccccatcatcatcaccttcagtGAGACGAGGAGCGTGAGTTCATTTTGAAATgcatctttttctctctctctctctcttttttttgaacacacagaaaagttTCACTTTTTGAAACCCTCAAATAGCACAGAAGGGTTTGAGCGAATGTTTAAAAATAGACTACTAGAGACACATATGCAAATCAGTTAAGGCGCTTTAGAGTAAAATActtaaatgaaacacagaaatgGCCTTTTGCAGACTAATATTCTCATCGACGCTGGACCTGAGGAAATGGATTGAGGAGTCACTGGATACAATAAACTCCACATCAAATCTAACTCAGATCTAACTCATTCACGTATGGCTTTTAAAAGTACTTAATTCTGTTAGGACAAATTAACAATCTAAGGAAAATAGAGCCGAGTAGAATAAGAGAAGCCACGCGGCACTcttttcataataaataaataaaagcaggctgcataaaaaaaaaaataaagtcagtctCCGGTGAATGACAGTTTGAGAGATGAGTTTTTGTGAGAACCGGAGAGTGACATACACAGGcaggaagtgtttttattataataaggTTATATTTAGGTCGACAAAAACCTCGCGTTATTTAGGTTAAGTGTGTATTTTTCTAGCCTGATTACGAGCAGCTCCgtgaaaagataaataatcTAAACGTGCAACATCCAATTGTTAAAACGGGTGTGACAATCAGAAGGGCGCAAATGTACGCTACTGccagttttgtttcatttcgcTCGATTCAAGTTGCAGCTGTAGTTATTACAATATTTCAAACAGAAAACTcaatttgtttttccttttagtaAACAAAGTCCGATTACAACTTACTGTATTCGAATATAGGTCTGCGCGTCATCGAGATGCGtagagtttcttctttttttttttttttaaattttcaaaatattggctgaataaagaataaaaaaagcgCGTGTGCACCGGACACTTTTGAAGAAGTTAATCACTAGGCTGCATCTATCATCGCAACTCTGTCCAGGGGTCACATTTAAGCGTAGGAAACATGACGAGGTGCGTCTGGTGGTGCTGACCTGCAGAGGGGTTCGCCCGAAGCGGTTCGGTCCGTTAACTTGAGCTCCTGCCCGCAGCAGAGCCTCCACGTCCGCCGTGTTCCCGTTCGCCGCGGCCGATGTCAGGGCATCCTCCAGAGTCTTTTCCATGTCCAGAAGCGTGCGGAGATGGGCTCGATCCGCGGCTCCGCGTTTCTGACAGGTAGCCTGGTGCTGATGCTTGTTagaggaggaacaagaagaGCTGCTCAAAACAAACACGCCGGAGCACCCGTGTCGAGTAACCACGGCTCGTTTTAGGTTAAGGTGATCTCGGCTCCGTCTTCAACCGTCCCCCGCCACACCACCTCGGCTCGTCGGTTAGCTCGGGACACCGGTTGCCTGGCTCGCATAAGTTTCTACGTATCGCCTGTCCTCCTGTCGCTCGGTCGGTGTGTGTCTGGGCTTGCCTGTGTTTTTGAATGGGTGACGTCACTGTCTGCCGCTGCTGCAGTGGCTGTAGTGCGCATGCGCCGGACGAGGGGCGCTGCTTTATTTCTACGTGCTCCACTCCTGTCCTGATCCTCTCCTCGGTCGGTCTGGGATGGAGACCACACTTTGCTGACAAAACGCGTGCGGATTAAAGTAGGTTCAGGTGCATTTCAAAGAACTGTAGCTCCTAATAGTATTATAATTGTAGATATACTGTTAGTTCACTCTCTTAGTACTTTATATCACATTTTTCTCTCCACGCTGTTTACTTTGCACAACAtactgtctttatttatttattcattcacataCTTCCTACTTTCTATGAGTCATTCCATGAGAATGGTTAGAATTTGAGTTcgacattttcacattttttaccAAAATCtattatttgtatgtatatccCACATCATTAAGGACATATTTTActatcagaaaaacacattttcccatCTCAGGCATtcgttttcttttattattggtCATTATTTCAAGGTGTGGTCACTGTAATTCTTCAACCCCGTTATGTAATCTACACTATGGAAGCTCTCTGAATATGGTCACATGATGTATTTTCAAAGaaagcaatatttttatattgatCAGATGTCCCCCACACTAATTCAAtaattttaaatagaaaaaatcacataaaatcTCACATTTTTGCTATCTCAAAGCCTGTAATGTACCTATGTGTGTAAGCACTCTTGTAATTTTTCATCAAaaatttagtttaactgaaGAATTGTAATCAAATCAATGACCTTATGATAACTCTCAATATTTTAGACAGAAGtcaacaaacattaaaatattttttaaaaacatttttgaaaaataatgtaaGAAAATGTATGTGTGACGTGGTTGAGACTAGCATAATGGGGTTGAAGATGGTAATGGGATTGAAGGGACAAatacaatatacatataaatagttgtttttttactctcaAATTCACTATATACAACGTTACATTATATTTCATTATGTAACATATGAATTGCAGTTAAATTGAGTTTTATTAACCTAAagtaaaaacaaccacaacaacatatTAACAACAACTAACAGTCAAACATTGCAAAGTGAATTGTCCAAAtgtaacatgtgtgtgtgcgcacgcgcgattgtatatatatttttctaatagttctaatattttacattttatgggtcaaaaataatcacagtaactagatttttttttcacagtatcACATTGTAAAATTACAGGATGGTTGTGTTTTCACTTGGTTTTGACTGTTAACTCATGTACATGTCTAATTACAGTTAAACACTGTTATTAGAAGGCGGTTTAAAGAGGACGTGACATTTGATGGCGGACGCAGGCAAACGCATGCGAGCAAACCCGACATCCATCCACTCAATAAAGCCTCAGTAAGATGTAATTGGCTcacaaaattaaatgtgattcaAGTAATAAGTTAATGCAATGTGATTTGGCCGTATATCAGACTGGTTTGCGCCATTGACTCTATATATGGACAAACCCAAAAACATACGCAGACGCCGCATTGGCCGCTGAATCGTACGTCGACGTAGCCGCCATCTTGGGTGTGGCAAAGTGGAGGGATCGAAGCAGGCAGTTCGAGACAAGTTCAGAGGAAGCTGCAAAATCAGGATTTCGGTAAGAattatgtttctttatttgtgtgagtgactgtattttacatttgttctatttgttattattatcatgttttatttatcctaGTCCTGTTTTATACGGAAAATACGGGTTGTGGGACACAGCAGACTGCACCGTTTTTGCAAATGTTAGCTAGATTAAGCTAACGCTAGCTACGAGCATTAGCCCGTCATCTCCAGGACAGAGGGAATATGAGCACATTATCTAAATCCCTCCCAGTCAGCAAACTTTTGGAGCGAAAGCCCATATGTGCATAATTGCCTGGTTATCCCCAGTCTCTCATCCACACCAATGTGTAAGCTAAGGCTTTTCACAGTGTGCGTTCGCAGGCGAAGGTCCGCCAAAAAATAGTCAGGCACGAGAAGCTTGACCACATTAACACACCTAATGCGACTGACAGCTGCTTGCAGGTGCACCAATATCCCTGTATCTGTTCAGTTCCAGCTATTTCATTTTGTATGAATGAGGCCACCTCCTCcaagtttgtctgtttttttcctcctgaacaaacaaagTTTCCAACACAGTCTCTTCAACGTACTGAAGCTTATGGCCACACCAAGTTTATGAGCTAAAAGAGCGAGAAACTCCTTATTACTGAAGCCAATTCTGAAATATTGCGTAGGCTAATCAAGTCATTTGTAGAGGCAGAAAACATgtttgaccagaaactggtatAACGACTTTTTTCATAATGACTGGGTACTTACCTTATTTGGCTATAGTCAGTGGGAGCCTCCGGTCTtaaggtgtgaatgttgttgaaacttcttggggacagaagtcaaaactgaattgtaaatagacGATAAATTAAATCTccgtccacctcctctgtttagagaagtttttttttctggccaaagaggacagatggtttgagaggtgagtaaaggaagccatctatgtttaagtggaaaaaccttctgtAAACAGAggagctccattcatagggtcAGTAGCCTTGGCTTAGGCACACAATATCCCATCTCATTActcagccattatggaaatagtgacacCAGTTTTTGGTCTGTGGGTGTTACCAACAgagttcatctcatcttccataccagGTGTTGCTGGATCCTGTCCAAGCTGGGTCCGAGAGgcggggttcaccctggacaggctaACACATAACGCGTAGACAAACATGTTTCAGGGAGAGTACACCCTGGGCAGGTTGCcagcggggtacaccctggtcCCAGGTCCCAGGTCGCCCgagctaacacatagacaaacctGTTTCAGGTTGGTGTTACCAACAGAgttcatctccatctccatcttccatactgcttaatcctcactagggtcgcgggggatTGCTGGAACCTTTCCgagcaaactccacccagaaaggcccgagctggactccttctcgctgggaggcatcagcgctaaaaaacaaatgtgtttgtctctgcaaacaatgtattttattaagtgtCTTTCTCTGATTTTGGGATTTCAGATGCTTCTTTGAATGGCTTTGAGACTAAATATAGTCCGTTTTTACATGTTAAACATGTTCGTTGCTACAAGTTTGTTACTACTTTGAGTTACACTGAG
The nucleotide sequence above comes from Mugil cephalus isolate CIBA_MC_2020 chromosome 2, CIBA_Mcephalus_1.1, whole genome shotgun sequence. Encoded proteins:
- the cdkn2a/b gene encoding cyclin-dependent kinase inhibitor 2A → MEKTLEDALTSAAANGNTADVEALLRAGAQVNGPNRFGRTPLQVMMMGSTSVAEALLSRGADPNVKDRSTGTTPLHDAARTGFVDTVRLLVESGADPQARDNKNCLPVDLARQNGHADVVAFLENL